In the Longimicrobium sp. genome, one interval contains:
- a CDS encoding DUF4097 family beta strand repeat-containing protein — MRVGTLALTAALVAAGAGTARAQQQVNATRSTGSTGRVEIHNPSGSIHVIGWGQNQVQVTGTLGSSSERLVLEDDDAGLEVRVQRPGGHGSNRGGSLTIRVPRRKDVEIVSMSGSVTVEGMDGTVEATSHSGGVRVSGGRSRTIMATSRSGSVDVDADAERVEATSLSGSVTVAGTVRDRVEATSLSGGVRITAQAGQVEAGSTSGTVEIASMRGRAEVHSVSGDVRVTGRGLSGSFQTVSGSVILTGDLDRDADLELNSHSGNVVLQLSSGASADIDAGTFSGSIDVDYPGARVERESRRSARIRLGSGDATVKMQTFSGSVKLVRR, encoded by the coding sequence ATGCGGGTTGGAACCCTCGCCCTCACTGCCGCGCTGGTCGCGGCGGGCGCCGGAACGGCGCGGGCACAGCAGCAGGTCAACGCCACGCGCTCCACCGGCTCCACGGGCCGGGTGGAGATCCACAACCCCTCCGGCAGCATCCACGTGATCGGGTGGGGGCAGAACCAGGTGCAGGTCACCGGCACGCTCGGCTCCAGCAGCGAGCGGCTGGTGCTGGAGGACGACGACGCGGGGCTGGAAGTGCGCGTGCAGCGCCCGGGGGGCCACGGCTCCAACCGCGGCGGCTCGCTCACCATCCGCGTCCCCCGGCGCAAGGACGTGGAGATCGTCTCCATGAGCGGGAGCGTGACGGTGGAGGGGATGGACGGGACGGTGGAGGCCACCTCGCACAGCGGCGGCGTGCGCGTGTCCGGCGGGCGCTCGCGCACCATCATGGCCACCTCGCGCAGCGGGTCGGTGGACGTGGACGCCGACGCCGAGCGCGTGGAGGCCACCTCGCTGAGCGGCTCCGTCACCGTCGCCGGCACGGTGCGCGACCGGGTGGAGGCCACCAGCCTGAGCGGCGGCGTGCGCATCACCGCCCAGGCGGGGCAGGTCGAGGCCGGGTCCACCAGCGGAACGGTGGAGATCGCGTCGATGCGCGGCCGCGCCGAGGTGCACAGCGTCTCGGGCGACGTGCGGGTGACCGGGCGGGGCCTCAGCGGCTCGTTCCAGACCGTCTCCGGCTCGGTGATCCTCACCGGCGACCTGGACCGCGACGCCGACCTGGAGCTGAACAGCCACAGCGGCAACGTGGTGCTGCAGCTTTCCTCCGGCGCCTCGGCCGACATCGACGCGGGAACCTTCAGCGGGTCGATCGACGTCGACTATCCCGGCGCGCGGGTGGAGCGCGAGTCGCGCCGCTCGGCCCGGATCCGCCTGGGCTCCGGCGACGCCACCGTGAAGATGCAGACCTTCTCCGGAAGCGTGAAACTCGTCCGCCGCTGA
- a CDS encoding zf-HC2 domain-containing protein translates to MTHEQAFELLDDFASGELSDIDRVRVQRHVDGCDECRAEVEAVRSLLAMTAALPTGVTPRRDLWAGIADRLEPRAVVAEVPAEETKVIPLAPRRRPWQPPRWALQAAAAVVLVASSSAITARLMQDRQGPASGPVALGPTVHATPPADAGDPRGTADANPGTQRSNPATAGQAGAGSTTAFAAFRPAEQDYQRAIDDLVRVLETKRGQLAPETVRTLETNLRIIDAAIAESRAALEKDPNSRELTQMLSATYDAKVQMLRQAVEL, encoded by the coding sequence ATGACCCACGAACAGGCTTTCGAGCTGCTCGACGACTTCGCCTCGGGCGAGCTCTCCGACATCGACCGCGTCCGCGTGCAGCGGCACGTCGACGGGTGCGACGAGTGCCGCGCCGAGGTGGAGGCCGTCCGCTCGCTGCTGGCCATGACGGCGGCGCTCCCCACCGGCGTCACCCCGCGGCGCGACCTGTGGGCGGGGATCGCCGACCGCCTGGAGCCCCGCGCCGTGGTGGCCGAGGTTCCCGCGGAGGAGACGAAGGTGATCCCCCTGGCCCCGCGCCGCCGCCCGTGGCAGCCGCCGCGGTGGGCGCTGCAGGCCGCCGCCGCCGTGGTGCTGGTCGCCTCGTCCAGCGCCATCACCGCCAGGCTGATGCAGGACCGCCAGGGCCCGGCCAGCGGTCCCGTCGCCCTCGGCCCCACGGTCCACGCCACGCCGCCGGCGGACGCGGGCGATCCGCGGGGGACGGCGGACGCGAATCCCGGGACGCAGCGGAGCAACCCGGCGACGGCGGGGCAGGCGGGGGCGGGGTCAACGACGGCGTTCGCCGCCTTCCGCCCCGCGGAGCAGGACTACCAGCGCGCCATCGACGACCTGGTTCGCGTGCTGGAGACGAAGCGCGGCCAGCTGGCGCCCGAGACGGTGCGCACGCTGGAGACCAACCTCCGCATCATCGACGCGGCCATCGCCGAGTCGCGTGCGGCGCTGGAGAAGGACCCCAACAGCCGCGAGCTGACGCAGATGCTCTCGGCCACCTACGACGCCAAGGTCCAGATGCTCCGCCAGGCGGTGGAGCTGTAG
- a CDS encoding RNA polymerase sigma factor has translation MATMLVEDEAPAAAAMTVRRAQQGDVAAFEQLYRENLDRVYALCLRMCGDAGRAEELTQDVFVRAWQKLEMFEGKSAFSTWLHRLAVNVVLGDRRSEGIRVGKVFGTDDPAAFETPGRAADPGQAMDLERAIATLPPGARTVFVLHDVEGYKHEEIAELHGLAVGTCKAQLHRARRLLREALER, from the coding sequence ATGGCGACCATGCTCGTTGAAGACGAAGCCCCCGCGGCGGCGGCCATGACCGTCCGCCGCGCGCAGCAGGGCGACGTCGCCGCCTTCGAGCAGCTCTACCGCGAGAACCTGGACCGCGTCTACGCGCTCTGCCTGCGCATGTGCGGCGACGCGGGCCGGGCCGAGGAGCTGACGCAGGACGTGTTCGTGCGCGCCTGGCAGAAGCTGGAGATGTTCGAGGGGAAGAGCGCGTTCAGCACCTGGCTCCATCGGCTCGCGGTCAACGTCGTCCTGGGAGACCGGCGCTCCGAGGGGATCCGCGTGGGGAAGGTGTTCGGCACCGACGACCCGGCGGCGTTCGAGACGCCCGGCCGGGCGGCGGATCCCGGGCAGGCGATGGACCTGGAGCGCGCCATCGCCACGCTGCCGCCGGGGGCGCGCACGGTGTTCGTGCTGCACGACGTGGAAGGCTACAAGCACGAGGAGATCGCGGAGCTCCACGGCCTGGCCGTGGGCACCTGCAAGGCGCAGCTCCACCGGGCGCGCCGGCTGCTGAGAGAGGCACTGGAACGATGA
- a CDS encoding alpha/beta hydrolase, producing MKIRTSLVLLPLAAACDRADAPLAPTTATPRHEMQFAAPTTAEGFVPSADGVSLFYHVEGSGPDTVLVMSGGPGLSYRYMAPDLGPLAHGRTVIYFDQRGSGRSTIVTDPAQLGPDRQVADIEAVRRHFGLAKMALAGHSSGAVFAVLYAASHPQNVERLVLLDPAPATGAFVEQFTANRIARTAPEQLARQIELMNLFLGGQVADPVAGCEELFHSIFRPYFADPQKVDGIRFCDVPVPAAANSVFALLVGMGALDASWDAAPYLQAIAAPTLVVHGSADVIPAASSAYYAQHLSDARLVTIENAGHFPWLEQPAAFFTTVDNFLRRGDVLR from the coding sequence GTGAAGATCCGTACCTCGCTCGTGCTCCTCCCGCTGGCCGCCGCGTGCGACCGCGCCGACGCCCCGCTCGCCCCCACCACCGCCACGCCGCGGCACGAGATGCAGTTCGCCGCGCCGACCACGGCCGAAGGCTTCGTGCCCAGCGCCGACGGCGTCTCCCTGTTCTACCACGTCGAGGGCAGCGGCCCCGACACCGTGCTGGTGATGAGCGGCGGTCCCGGCCTCAGCTACCGCTACATGGCGCCGGACCTCGGGCCGCTGGCCCACGGCCGCACCGTCATCTACTTCGACCAGCGCGGCTCCGGGCGCTCGACCATCGTCACCGACCCCGCGCAGCTCGGCCCGGACCGCCAGGTGGCCGACATCGAGGCCGTCCGCCGGCACTTCGGGCTGGCGAAGATGGCGCTGGCCGGGCACTCGTCGGGCGCGGTGTTCGCCGTGCTCTACGCCGCCAGCCATCCGCAGAACGTGGAGCGGCTGGTTCTGCTGGACCCGGCGCCCGCCACCGGCGCATTCGTGGAGCAGTTCACCGCCAACCGCATCGCGCGTACGGCGCCGGAGCAGCTGGCGCGGCAGATCGAGCTGATGAACCTGTTCCTGGGCGGCCAGGTGGCTGACCCGGTGGCCGGGTGCGAGGAGCTGTTCCACAGCATCTTCCGCCCCTACTTCGCCGACCCGCAGAAGGTGGACGGGATCCGCTTCTGCGACGTGCCGGTGCCGGCGGCGGCCAACAGCGTGTTCGCGCTGCTGGTGGGGATGGGCGCGCTGGACGCGTCGTGGGACGCCGCGCCGTACCTGCAGGCGATCGCCGCGCCCACGCTGGTGGTGCACGGCTCGGCCGACGTGATTCCCGCCGCCAGCTCCGCCTACTACGCGCAGCACCTGTCCGACGCGCGCCTGGTGACGATCGAGAACGCCGGCCACTTCCCCTGGCTGGAGCAGCCCGCGGCGTTCTTCACCACCGTCGACAACTTCCTCCGCCGCGGCGACGTCCTGCGGTGA
- a CDS encoding DUF2911 domain-containing protein: MIRSRRAAAVLALALVAVACGRVPSGAKRKSQPALLVQRIGATEVSVRYNRPSARGRRLFGGIVPWDSVWCPGADEATKLTTSADLAIGAATLPKGAYSLWMIPVSAGDWTLIFSRDAGAYHVPYPGAEKDALRISVRPRPAPYVESLAYDIPVATPDSAVLEMRWGDVAIPIPLRPR; the protein is encoded by the coding sequence ATGATCCGATCCAGACGCGCGGCCGCCGTGCTCGCGCTGGCGCTCGTCGCTGTGGCGTGCGGCCGCGTGCCGTCCGGCGCGAAGCGGAAGAGCCAGCCCGCGCTCCTCGTGCAGCGCATCGGCGCGACGGAGGTGTCGGTCCGCTACAACCGCCCGTCGGCGCGCGGGCGCAGGCTGTTCGGCGGGATCGTGCCGTGGGACTCGGTCTGGTGTCCCGGCGCCGACGAGGCCACGAAGCTCACCACCAGCGCCGACCTGGCGATCGGCGCGGCGACGCTGCCGAAGGGCGCCTACAGCCTGTGGATGATCCCCGTCTCCGCGGGCGACTGGACGCTGATCTTCAGCCGCGATGCCGGCGCCTACCACGTCCCCTATCCCGGCGCGGAGAAGGACGCGCTGCGCATCAGCGTTCGCCCGCGCCCCGCGCCGTACGTCGAGTCGCTCGCGTACGACATCCCCGTCGCCACGCCCGACAGCGCCGTGCTGGAGATGCGCTGGGGCGATGTCGCGATCCCCATCCCCCTGCGCCCTCGCTGA
- a CDS encoding DEAD/DEAH box helicase: MSFDTLSIHPSLLRAVRDLEFTKPTPIQQEAIPPALEGRDLLACAMTGSGKTAAFLLPILNRLIDKPRGTTRALVLSPTRELAAQIHEHFTALARHTDVRAAAVFGGVGMQPQEQAFRRGVDLIVATPGRLLDHLQYPYAKLDQIEVLVLDEADRMLDMGFLPDIRRVLRHLPTQRQTLFFSATMPAPIVQLSKEMLRQPAAINIERKAAPATGITQALYPVKEDLKPALFLELLRRGDVGQAIVFCRTKHRSNRLFEILEQAGIPVARIHGNRSQSARTEALAGFKSGRYRILVATDIVARGIDVEALEHVVNFDVPHQPEDYIHRVGRTARAEATGEAYTLVSPEEEKDLRDIERAVGKPIRRVTVPGFDYNARAAERFEVPIGERIKEIRARKAAERERAKQKAEAKAQREADEAARLATRGQRQPMQPRRRDDDSRRPANEPRRDGFAPRGQHDAPRQDGAPGAGKRRRRRGGRRPAMQG, from the coding sequence ATGTCTTTCGATACACTCTCGATCCATCCCTCGCTCCTGCGCGCCGTGCGCGACCTGGAGTTCACGAAGCCCACGCCCATCCAGCAGGAGGCCATCCCGCCCGCGCTGGAGGGGCGCGACCTGCTGGCGTGCGCCATGACCGGCAGCGGCAAGACCGCCGCCTTCCTCCTTCCCATCCTCAACCGCCTGATCGACAAGCCGCGCGGCACCACGCGCGCGCTGGTCCTCTCGCCCACGCGCGAGCTGGCGGCGCAGATCCACGAGCACTTCACCGCGCTGGCGCGGCACACCGACGTGCGCGCGGCCGCGGTGTTCGGCGGCGTGGGAATGCAGCCGCAGGAGCAGGCCTTCCGCCGCGGCGTCGACCTGATCGTCGCCACGCCGGGCCGCCTCCTGGACCATCTCCAGTATCCGTACGCGAAGCTGGACCAGATCGAGGTGCTGGTGCTGGACGAGGCCGACCGGATGCTCGACATGGGCTTCCTGCCGGACATCCGCCGCGTCCTCAGGCATCTGCCCACGCAGCGGCAGACGCTGTTCTTCAGCGCCACCATGCCCGCGCCGATCGTGCAGCTCTCCAAGGAGATGCTGCGCCAGCCCGCGGCCATCAACATCGAGCGCAAGGCGGCGCCCGCCACGGGCATCACCCAAGCGCTGTATCCGGTCAAGGAGGACCTGAAGCCGGCGCTGTTCCTGGAGCTGCTGCGCCGCGGCGACGTGGGGCAGGCCATCGTGTTCTGCCGCACCAAGCACCGCTCCAACCGGCTGTTCGAGATCCTGGAGCAGGCGGGGATCCCGGTCGCGCGCATCCACGGCAACCGCAGCCAGAGCGCGCGCACCGAGGCGCTGGCGGGCTTCAAGAGCGGGAGATACCGCATCCTGGTGGCGACGGACATCGTCGCGCGCGGGATCGACGTGGAGGCGCTGGAGCACGTGGTGAACTTCGACGTGCCGCACCAGCCCGAGGACTACATCCACCGCGTCGGCCGCACCGCGCGCGCCGAGGCCACGGGCGAGGCGTACACGCTGGTCTCTCCCGAGGAGGAGAAGGACCTGCGCGACATCGAGCGCGCGGTCGGCAAGCCGATCCGCCGCGTGACGGTGCCCGGGTTCGACTACAACGCCCGCGCGGCGGAGCGCTTCGAGGTGCCGATCGGCGAGCGGATCAAGGAGATCCGCGCGCGGAAGGCCGCCGAGCGCGAGCGCGCCAAGCAGAAGGCCGAGGCCAAGGCCCAGCGCGAGGCCGACGAGGCCGCGCGCCTGGCCACCCGTGGCCAGCGCCAGCCGATGCAGCCGCGCCGCCGCGACGACGATTCGCGCCGCCCGGCGAACGAGCCGCGCCGCGACGGCTTCGCGCCGCGCGGGCAGCACGACGCGCCGCGGCAGGATGGCGCGCCCGGCGCCGGCAAGCGCCGTCGCCGCCGCGGCGGCCGCCGCCCCGCGATGCAGGGCTGA
- a CDS encoding enoyl-CoA hydratase/isomerase family protein — translation MIERETSDGILTLRLAHGKASAMDVELLEACIRELDAADDARAVVVTGTGSIFSAGVDLFRLLDGGEAYVRRFIPLLRDFVTRMFALPKPVVVAANGHAIAGGGVMVAAGDYRLMAEGNGRVGVPELLVGVPFPAAALEAVRYAVPGDRIQSLVFTGRTFTPRDALAERLVDEVVPADRLLDRARDVAAQMAAIAPTAFALTKQYLRGPSLERIAASAAYDEQVVAAWSAPETHARIRDYLDRTVRKG, via the coding sequence ATGATCGAACGTGAGACGAGCGACGGGATCCTGACGCTGCGGCTGGCGCACGGGAAGGCCAGCGCGATGGACGTGGAGCTGCTCGAGGCCTGCATCCGCGAGCTCGACGCCGCGGATGACGCGCGCGCGGTGGTGGTCACCGGCACGGGCTCCATCTTCTCCGCGGGCGTGGACCTGTTCCGCCTGCTGGACGGCGGCGAGGCGTACGTGCGACGCTTCATCCCCCTGCTGCGCGACTTCGTGACGCGGATGTTCGCGCTCCCGAAGCCCGTCGTCGTCGCCGCCAACGGGCACGCGATCGCCGGCGGGGGGGTGATGGTGGCGGCGGGCGACTACCGGCTGATGGCGGAGGGGAACGGCCGGGTCGGCGTCCCCGAGCTGCTGGTCGGCGTCCCGTTCCCCGCGGCGGCGCTCGAGGCGGTGCGCTACGCCGTGCCGGGTGACCGCATCCAGTCGCTCGTCTTCACCGGCCGCACCTTCACCCCGCGGGACGCGCTCGCCGAGCGGCTGGTGGACGAGGTGGTGCCGGCGGATCGTCTGCTCGACCGCGCGCGGGACGTGGCCGCGCAGATGGCCGCCATCGCGCCGACCGCCTTCGCGCTGACGAAGCAGTATCTCCGCGGCCCGTCGCTGGAGCGCATCGCCGCCTCGGCTGCATACGACGAGCAGGTGGTGGCCGCCTGGTCCGCCCCCGAGACCCACGCCCGCATCCGCGACTACCTCGATCGGACTGTGCGGAAGGGGTGA
- a CDS encoding DUF72 domain-containing protein, producing MTRILVGTAGWTLPRAEQPEFPPEGSHLSRYAARFPVVEINSSFHRPHRASTWARWADETPPHFRFSAKLPKTITHERRLADAEALLETFLAEAGALGEKLACLLVQLPPSLALDAAVAERFFAALRARTAAAVACEPRHESWFTGEADALLAGLGVARVAADPARVPAAAEPGGARDLVYRRLHGSPRTYYSAYDDAYIAALAAHLHADAAAAREAWCIFDNTAAGAATRNALDLLHQLERAE from the coding sequence GTGACGCGCATCCTCGTCGGCACGGCGGGATGGACGCTGCCGCGCGCGGAGCAGCCCGAGTTTCCGCCGGAGGGGAGCCATCTTTCGCGCTACGCGGCGCGCTTTCCCGTGGTGGAGATCAACTCGTCGTTCCACCGCCCGCACCGCGCGTCCACCTGGGCGCGGTGGGCGGACGAGACGCCGCCACACTTTCGCTTCTCCGCCAAGCTCCCGAAGACCATCACCCACGAGCGCCGGCTCGCGGACGCCGAGGCGCTGCTGGAGACTTTCCTCGCCGAAGCGGGCGCGCTCGGGGAGAAGCTCGCGTGCCTGCTCGTGCAGCTTCCGCCCAGCCTGGCGCTGGACGCGGCCGTCGCGGAGCGCTTCTTCGCGGCGCTGCGGGCGCGGACGGCCGCGGCGGTCGCGTGCGAGCCGCGGCACGAGAGCTGGTTCACGGGAGAGGCGGACGCGCTGCTGGCGGGGCTCGGCGTCGCGCGGGTGGCGGCGGATCCGGCGCGCGTCCCCGCCGCCGCGGAGCCGGGCGGCGCGCGCGATCTCGTCTACCGCCGCCTGCACGGCTCGCCGCGGACGTACTACTCGGCGTATGACGACGCGTACATCGCCGCCTTGGCCGCACATCTCCACGCGGACGCGGCGGCGGCGCGCGAGGCGTGGTGCATCTTCGACAACACCGCGGCGGGAGCGGCAACCCGCAACGCGCTCGATCTTCTCCACCAACTGGAGCGCGCGGAGTGA
- a CDS encoding alpha/beta fold hydrolase: protein MRARSIFIALLLFAAPRLASGQDAAYPAPVEGDFVMRDFAFGSGERLPELRIHYRTVGTPQRDAGGRVRNAMLILHGTTGSGANFISPTFAGRLFGPGQLLDARRFFIILPDGIGHGRSSRPSEGLHMRFPRYTYDDMVRAQYRLVTEGLHVDHLRLVMGTSMGGMHSWVWGYTHPDFMDALMPLASAPVQIAGRNRMMRRMIADAIRNDPEWRGGEYASPPRGLADAVHVLMLMTSVPLQQQKTAPTRDAADSLLAASVARYTRTLDANDMLYAFDASREYDPSPHLGEIRAPLFAVNSADDEVNPPELGILEREIRKVPRGRYILVPTSDATRGHGTHSLPDVWGRYLAELLAASEPPAR from the coding sequence ATGCGCGCTCGCTCGATCTTCATCGCCCTGCTGCTGTTTGCGGCGCCGCGGCTCGCGAGCGGACAGGATGCCGCGTATCCCGCGCCCGTCGAGGGCGACTTCGTGATGCGCGACTTCGCGTTCGGGAGCGGGGAGCGGCTGCCGGAGCTGCGCATCCACTACCGCACCGTCGGCACGCCGCAGCGCGACGCGGGCGGGCGGGTACGCAACGCCATGCTGATCCTGCACGGGACCACGGGGAGCGGCGCCAACTTCATCTCCCCCACCTTTGCGGGGCGGCTGTTCGGGCCGGGGCAGCTGCTGGATGCGCGGCGCTTCTTCATCATCCTGCCGGACGGAATCGGGCACGGGCGCTCCAGCCGGCCGTCCGAGGGGCTGCACATGCGCTTCCCGCGCTACACCTACGACGACATGGTGCGCGCGCAGTACCGCCTCGTCACCGAGGGGCTGCACGTGGACCACCTGCGGCTGGTGATGGGGACGTCGATGGGCGGGATGCACAGCTGGGTGTGGGGATACACGCATCCGGACTTCATGGACGCGCTGATGCCGCTGGCCAGCGCGCCGGTGCAGATCGCCGGGCGCAACCGCATGATGCGCCGCATGATCGCCGATGCCATTCGCAACGACCCCGAGTGGCGCGGCGGCGAGTACGCGTCGCCACCGCGCGGCCTGGCGGACGCCGTCCACGTGCTGATGCTGATGACCAGCGTGCCGCTGCAGCAGCAGAAGACGGCGCCCACGCGCGACGCCGCCGACTCGCTGCTGGCCGCCTCCGTCGCGCGGTACACGCGGACGCTGGATGCCAACGACATGCTCTACGCGTTCGACGCGTCGCGCGAGTACGACCCGTCGCCGCACCTGGGCGAGATCCGCGCGCCGCTCTTCGCCGTCAACTCGGCGGACGACGAAGTGAACCCGCCGGAGCTGGGGATCCTGGAGCGCGAGATCCGCAAGGTGCCGCGTGGGCGCTACATCCTCGTCCCCACCAGCGACGCCACGCGCGGCCACGGCACGCACTCGCTCCCCGACGTGTGGGGCCGGTACCTCGCCGAGCTCCTGGCCGCGAGCGAGCCGCCGGCGCGGTGA
- a CDS encoding PilT/PilU family type 4a pilus ATPase: protein MEPVIRAAVERGASDIHVKGGDFVRARITGKLMPLTKQKLTPDQARAFALTVLPNDRVRGQIDSLQDYDCSWGIDGLTRFRVNVMRQRGSFNVILRVIPYNAPTLEGLGLPAVLATIAEEERGLILVTGVTGSGKSSTMAAMIQHMNNHSFRHIVTLEDPIEFLHRDNQCSISQREIGSDTESFYKGLRAALRQDPDVIQIGEMRDAETIDIALKAAETGHLVISTLHTKDATSTVARLISAFPAEEQQTIRYRLADALEAVISQRLVPRRDRKGRVVAAEIMRSTGAIQDCIREEAKTAEIKDYIAAGRDTYQMQTFDQHLAELVRQGMVDFGVARAAASNPSDFELQARLSAGGVPGSAPSSASSSGDGDGGAMEGFMSGPGY from the coding sequence ATGGAACCCGTGATCCGCGCGGCGGTCGAGCGCGGGGCCAGCGACATCCACGTGAAGGGCGGCGACTTCGTCCGCGCGCGCATCACCGGCAAGCTGATGCCGCTGACCAAGCAGAAGCTCACCCCCGACCAGGCGCGCGCCTTCGCGCTGACCGTGCTTCCCAACGACCGCGTGCGCGGGCAGATCGACAGTCTGCAGGACTACGACTGCTCGTGGGGGATCGACGGGCTCACCCGCTTCCGCGTGAACGTGATGCGGCAGCGCGGCAGCTTCAACGTGATCCTGCGCGTGATCCCCTACAACGCGCCCACGCTGGAGGGGCTGGGCCTTCCCGCCGTGCTCGCCACCATCGCCGAGGAGGAACGGGGGCTGATCCTGGTCACCGGCGTGACCGGGTCGGGGAAGAGCAGCACGATGGCGGCCATGATCCAGCACATGAACAACCACTCGTTCCGCCACATCGTCACGCTCGAGGACCCGATCGAGTTCCTGCACCGCGACAACCAGTGCTCCATCTCGCAGCGCGAGATCGGGTCCGACACGGAGAGCTTCTACAAGGGCCTGCGCGCGGCGCTGCGGCAGGACCCCGACGTGATCCAGATCGGCGAGATGCGCGACGCGGAGACCATCGACATCGCGCTGAAGGCGGCGGAAACGGGGCACCTGGTGATCAGCACGCTGCACACCAAGGACGCCACGTCCACGGTGGCGCGGCTCATCTCCGCCTTCCCGGCCGAGGAGCAGCAGACCATCCGCTACCGCCTGGCCGACGCGCTGGAGGCGGTGATCTCGCAGCGGCTCGTCCCCCGGCGCGACCGCAAGGGGCGGGTGGTGGCGGCGGAGATCATGCGCAGCACCGGCGCCATCCAGGACTGCATCCGCGAAGAGGCGAAGACGGCGGAGATCAAGGACTACATCGCCGCGGGACGCGACACGTACCAGATGCAGACGTTCGACCAGCACCTGGCCGAGCTGGTGCGGCAGGGGATGGTGGACTTCGGCGTGGCGCGCGCGGCGGCGAGCAACCCGTCGGACTTCGAGCTGCAGGCGCGGCTGAGCGCCGGCGGCGTCCCGGGGAGCGCGCCATCCTCTGCCTCGTCGTCGGGAGATGGGGATGGCGGGGCAATGGAGGGGTTCATGAGCGGGCCGGGGTATTAG
- a CDS encoding PIN domain-containing protein, whose amino-acid sequence MRRRSPQIRPRVLLVDTNVLLVLLLGASDPAHIQRFKRTHAYSAADFELLTDFISGFSELVVTPNVLTEASNLAGQLAEPLRSEVFTSLAVLATQTAERYFPSRDAVREVDFVRLGLADISVLLAARERVMVLTDDLQLYLRLAALNLHVVNYHHLREGAVEG is encoded by the coding sequence ATGCGCCGGCGCAGCCCGCAGATCCGCCCCCGCGTACTCCTGGTGGACACGAACGTGCTCCTGGTGCTGCTGCTTGGAGCGAGCGATCCCGCGCACATCCAGCGATTCAAGCGCACGCACGCCTATTCCGCGGCCGACTTCGAGCTCCTGACGGACTTCATCAGCGGGTTCAGCGAGCTCGTCGTAACGCCCAACGTGCTGACGGAGGCGAGCAACCTGGCCGGCCAGCTCGCCGAGCCGCTCCGCAGCGAGGTGTTCACCTCTCTCGCGGTCCTGGCGACGCAGACTGCGGAGCGCTACTTCCCCAGCCGTGACGCCGTCCGCGAGGTCGATTTCGTGCGGCTCGGCCTCGCCGACATTTCCGTGCTCCTCGCGGCGCGCGAGAGGGTGATGGTTCTCACCGACGACCTGCAGCTCTACCTGAGGCTCGCCGCATTGAACCTTCACGTCGTGAACTATCATCATCTCCGCGAGGGCGCGGTCGAGGGCTGA
- a CDS encoding N(4)-(beta-N-acetylglucosaminyl)-L-asparaginase — translation MSSSISRRDFVLTGAGAAVAAALPKPLAGAPAVIVRGAARPVVIASGNGNQFRNGGDMTAVQKAFTMIAQGADVLDAVIAGVNLNELDPADVSVGFGGLPNAEGVVQLDSSVMHGPRKCAGAVAALEGIRTPSLVAKAVMEHTDHHLLVGAGAQRFARQMGFAVEDDLNTPRSRQLWLEWKRRSDPEHWLDPATRADAGHRARMEMVAEGLVDFEHVFGTINCNGINARGDICGVTTTSGLAWKIPGRVGDSPILGAGLYVDGAVGAAGSTGRGEANLYNLTSHLIVENLRRGMSPKDAGMDGLRRIVANTVERRLLNGRGQPNFGIQFYVLNARGEHAGVTLYPSSGGYAVCDENGPRNEPMEPLLQGSPNG, via the coding sequence ATGAGCTCCTCCATCTCCCGCCGCGACTTCGTGCTGACGGGCGCGGGCGCCGCCGTGGCCGCCGCGCTGCCCAAGCCGCTCGCGGGCGCGCCGGCGGTGATCGTGCGCGGCGCCGCGCGGCCGGTGGTGATCGCCTCAGGCAACGGCAACCAGTTCCGCAACGGCGGCGACATGACGGCCGTGCAGAAGGCGTTCACCATGATCGCGCAGGGCGCCGACGTGCTCGACGCGGTGATCGCGGGCGTGAACCTGAACGAGCTCGACCCCGCCGACGTCAGCGTGGGCTTCGGCGGCCTGCCGAACGCCGAGGGCGTGGTGCAGCTCGACTCGTCGGTGATGCACGGGCCCAGGAAGTGCGCCGGCGCCGTGGCCGCGCTGGAGGGCATCCGCACGCCGTCGCTCGTGGCGAAGGCGGTGATGGAGCACACCGATCACCACCTGCTCGTCGGCGCCGGCGCGCAGCGCTTCGCGCGGCAGATGGGGTTCGCCGTCGAGGACGACCTCAACACGCCGCGCTCGCGGCAGCTCTGGCTGGAGTGGAAGCGCCGCTCCGACCCCGAGCACTGGCTGGATCCCGCCACCCGCGCCGACGCCGGCCACCGCGCGCGCATGGAGATGGTGGCCGAGGGGCTGGTCGACTTCGAGCACGTGTTCGGGACGATCAACTGCAACGGCATCAACGCGCGCGGCGACATCTGCGGCGTGACCACCACCAGCGGGCTGGCGTGGAAGATCCCCGGGCGTGTGGGCGACTCGCCGATCCTGGGCGCGGGGCTGTACGTGGACGGCGCGGTGGGCGCGGCGGGCTCCACCGGCCGCGGCGAGGCCAACCTCTACAACCTGACCTCGCACCTGATCGTGGAGAACCTGCGGCGCGGGATGAGCCCGAAGGACGCGGGGATGGACGGGCTGCGGCGGATCGTGGCCAACACGGTGGAGCGGCGGCTGCTGAACGGCCGCGGCCAGCCGAACTTCGGCATCCAGTTCTACGTGCTGAACGCGCGCGGCGAGCACGCCGGCGTCACCCTCTACCCCTCCTCCGGCGGCTACGCCGTGTGCGACGAGAACGGCCCCCGCAACGAGCCCATGGAGCCGCTGCTGCAAGGGTCACCGAACGGATAG